One part of the Oscillatoria sp. FACHB-1406 genome encodes these proteins:
- a CDS encoding pyridoxamine 5'-phosphate oxidase family protein translates to MTETDSQLFDKTDRNTVKRLPQRSSYDRELAYQILDEGLICHVGFAIEGQPFVIPTAYGRIGDKIYIHGSPASRMLRSLQGGLPVCLTVTLLDGLVLARSAFHHSMNYRSVVIFGKAEVVSELQEKLIALKAFTEHIVPQRWDEVRSPNPQELQGTLVLALPLNEASVKMRTGDPLDDKEDYNLPAWAGQIPLALTAKTPIRDSQLPLEIATPDYLLSYTRGC, encoded by the coding sequence ATGACTGAAACAGACTCGCAATTGTTCGATAAAACCGATCGCAATACGGTTAAGAGACTTCCCCAGCGTAGCAGTTACGATCGCGAGCTTGCCTATCAAATCCTCGATGAAGGGCTAATCTGTCACGTTGGTTTTGCGATCGAGGGGCAACCTTTTGTTATTCCAACCGCTTACGGCAGAATCGGAGATAAAATCTACATTCACGGTTCGCCCGCCAGTCGAATGCTTCGCTCGTTGCAAGGGGGTTTACCCGTCTGCTTGACTGTGACTTTATTAGATGGTTTAGTCCTTGCGAGATCGGCTTTTCACCATTCCATGAACTATCGGTCTGTTGTCATTTTTGGCAAGGCTGAAGTCGTATCGGAATTGCAAGAGAAGCTCATTGCGCTCAAAGCCTTTACAGAACATATCGTTCCGCAACGGTGGGATGAAGTGCGATCGCCAAATCCTCAAGAACTCCAAGGAACTTTGGTGTTAGCATTACCCCTTAACGAAGCTTCGGTAAAAATGAGAACGGGCGATCCGTTGGACGATAAAGAAGATTACAACTTACCCGCGTGGGCGGGTCAAATTCCTTTGGCATTAACGGCAAAAACGCCAATTCGAGATAGCCAACTCCCCTTGGAAATTGCAACTCCAGATTATCTTTTAAGTTACACTAGAGGTTGTTAA
- a CDS encoding PHP domain-containing protein has product MLELHCHTTFSDGTLTPTDLVRTALNAGVRALAITDHDTLSGWEEAYAAAAADLEIVPGVELSTVHNDRSLHVLGFYPNPEKLEPPLRDRVEGRKRRAQKMADRLASLGYPIELPQLGEGMAPGRPHIAKALLNAGHVSSMEEAFDRWLGDNGPAYVCYEKFSAVDGVRLLRDCDAVPVWAHPCLFRGGSVEEVLPELVAAGLMGVEVYHPAHSPSQVDKLKKMCSEYGLLMTGGSDYHGPNPGISGKEETKLNQLKLPLALLEPLQEAARELGRASLGG; this is encoded by the coding sequence GTGTTAGAACTGCACTGCCATACGACCTTTTCCGACGGAACCCTGACCCCTACTGATTTAGTTCGCACTGCCCTCAATGCGGGCGTTCGCGCTTTGGCGATTACCGACCACGATACGCTGTCGGGCTGGGAGGAAGCTTATGCAGCGGCGGCGGCGGATTTAGAAATCGTGCCGGGAGTCGAACTGAGTACGGTTCATAACGATCGCTCCCTTCACGTTCTCGGATTTTACCCCAACCCGGAGAAGTTGGAGCCACCCCTGCGCGATCGCGTGGAAGGGAGAAAGCGCCGCGCCCAAAAAATGGCCGACCGCTTGGCTTCCCTCGGCTACCCCATCGAACTGCCCCAACTCGGCGAGGGGATGGCCCCCGGACGACCTCACATCGCCAAAGCCTTACTCAATGCCGGTCACGTCTCTTCAATGGAGGAAGCATTCGATCGCTGGTTGGGCGATAATGGCCCCGCTTATGTCTGCTACGAAAAGTTTTCTGCCGTCGATGGCGTTCGCTTATTGCGAGATTGCGACGCAGTGCCGGTTTGGGCGCATCCTTGTTTATTTCGCGGCGGCAGCGTCGAGGAGGTCTTACCGGAGTTGGTGGCGGCGGGCTTAATGGGGGTTGAGGTTTACCATCCCGCCCATAGTCCCAGCCAGGTTGACAAATTGAAAAAAATGTGCAGCGAGTATGGGTTGTTAATGACGGGAGGCAGCGACTACCACGGCCCTAACCCCGGTATTAGCGGTAAGGAAGAGACGAAACTCAATCAGTTGAAGTTACCGTTGGCGTTGTTGGAACCGTTGCAAGAGGCGGCGCGCGAGTTAGGAAGGGCTTCGCTGGGCGGCTAG
- the purN gene encoding phosphoribosylglycinamide formyltransferase has product MTANPESPALISPSITLKELPQTQTLKLGVLASGSGSNFEAIARSIQNGELNAKIQVLIYNNPSAKAAERAKQFGIPAVLLNHRNYKKREDLDRAIIQTLAEYGADWAILAGWMRIVTPVLIDAFPDRLLNIHPSILPSFRGLHAIEQAIAARVKVAGCTVHYVTPEVDSGAIIIQAVVPVLEGDTAETLHARVQVQEHRIFPLAIALAAQRSPS; this is encoded by the coding sequence ATGACCGCTAACCCCGAATCGCCCGCCTTAATTTCCCCCTCAATAACCTTAAAAGAACTGCCTCAAACGCAAACCTTAAAACTCGGCGTACTCGCATCGGGAAGTGGGAGTAACTTTGAAGCGATCGCGCGATCGATTCAAAACGGCGAACTCAACGCCAAAATCCAAGTTCTCATCTACAACAACCCCAGCGCTAAAGCAGCAGAACGCGCCAAACAATTCGGCATTCCCGCCGTGCTTCTCAACCACCGCAACTACAAAAAGCGAGAAGACTTAGACCGCGCCATCATCCAAACCCTAGCAGAATACGGGGCAGACTGGGCAATCTTAGCCGGATGGATGCGCATCGTCACGCCCGTCCTCATCGATGCGTTCCCCGATCGCCTACTCAACATCCATCCCAGTATTTTACCGAGCTTTCGGGGACTGCACGCGATCGAACAAGCGATCGCAGCGCGCGTAAAAGTTGCCGGTTGCACCGTCCACTACGTCACCCCCGAAGTCGATAGCGGCGCAATTATCATCCAAGCCGTCGTTCCCGTTCTCGAAGGCGACACCGCCGAAACGCTGCACGCCCGCGTTCAGGTGCAAGAACACCGCATCTTTCCGCTGGCGATCGCCCTAGCCGCCCAGCGAAGCCCTTCCTAA
- the leuC gene encoding 3-isopropylmalate dehydratase large subunit yields MSKGTLFDKVWDAHTVSILPSGQTQLFVGLHLIHEVTSPQAFSMLRDRSLTVLYPDRTVATVDHIVPTDNQARPFADDMAEEMMQALETSTKNHSLRFYNIGSGSQGIVHVIAPELGLTQPGMTVACGDSHTSTHGAFGAIAFGIGTSQVRDVLASQTLALAKLKVRRVEVNGTLPPGVYAKDVILHIIRHLGVKGGVGYAYEFAGSAIEAMSMEERMTICNMAIEGGARCGYINPDAITYDYLKGRDFAPSGEDWDKAVAWWESLRSDRDAEYDDVIIFNAADIPPTVTWGITPGQGIGVNESIPVLESLTEDDRAIASEAYQYMKLSPGSPIQGTQIDVCFVGSCTNGRISDLREAAKFAKGRHVANGVKAFIVPGSERVKQQAEAEGLHRIFTEAGFEWREAGCSMCLAMNPDKLQGDQISASSSNRNFKGRQGSSTGRTLLMSPAMVVAAAVNGKVTDVRELIEA; encoded by the coding sequence ATGAGTAAAGGAACGCTGTTCGATAAAGTTTGGGACGCGCATACCGTCAGTATCTTACCTTCAGGACAAACGCAACTATTCGTGGGCTTGCACCTCATCCACGAAGTCACCAGTCCTCAAGCCTTCTCCATGCTACGCGATCGCAGCCTCACCGTACTATACCCCGATCGCACCGTAGCCACCGTCGATCATATCGTCCCCACCGACAACCAAGCGCGCCCCTTCGCCGACGACATGGCAGAAGAAATGATGCAAGCGCTCGAAACCAGCACCAAAAACCACAGCCTGCGCTTTTATAACATCGGTTCCGGCAGTCAAGGCATCGTCCACGTCATCGCCCCCGAACTCGGACTCACCCAACCCGGAATGACCGTTGCCTGCGGCGACTCCCACACCTCCACCCACGGCGCATTCGGCGCAATCGCCTTCGGGATTGGGACTTCCCAAGTCCGCGACGTTCTCGCCTCCCAAACCCTCGCCCTCGCCAAACTCAAAGTCCGCCGCGTCGAAGTCAACGGCACTCTCCCCCCCGGCGTATATGCCAAAGATGTCATCCTCCACATCATCCGTCACCTCGGCGTGAAAGGCGGAGTCGGTTACGCCTACGAATTTGCAGGCAGCGCCATCGAAGCCATGTCAATGGAAGAACGGATGACGATTTGCAACATGGCGATTGAAGGCGGCGCGCGTTGCGGTTACATCAACCCCGATGCCATTACTTACGACTACCTGAAAGGACGCGACTTTGCCCCCAGCGGGGAAGATTGGGATAAAGCCGTCGCTTGGTGGGAAAGCTTGCGCAGCGATCGCGATGCCGAATACGATGACGTTATAATCTTCAACGCCGCCGACATCCCCCCGACCGTCACTTGGGGCATCACGCCGGGACAGGGAATTGGGGTGAATGAAAGCATTCCCGTATTAGAAAGCTTAACCGAAGACGATCGCGCGATCGCCTCCGAAGCCTACCAATACATGAAACTCTCCCCCGGAAGCCCCATCCAAGGCACGCAAATCGACGTTTGCTTCGTCGGCAGTTGCACCAACGGACGCATCAGCGACTTGCGCGAAGCCGCCAAATTCGCCAAAGGTCGTCACGTCGCCAACGGAGTCAAAGCCTTCATCGTCCCCGGTTCCGAGCGCGTCAAACAGCAAGCCGAAGCCGAAGGACTGCATCGCATCTTCACCGAAGCAGGCTTTGAATGGCGTGAAGCCGGGTGTTCCATGTGCCTCGCCATGAACCCCGACAAACTCCAAGGCGACCAAATCAGCGCCTCTTCCTCCAACCGCAACTTTAAAGGACGGCAGGGTTCTTCTACCGGGCGTACCCTGTTGATGAGTCCGGCGATGGTGGTTGCAGCAGCGGTGAACGGTAAAGTAACCGACGTGCGGGAGTTAATAGAAGCCTGA
- a CDS encoding filamentous hemagglutinin N-terminal domain-containing protein, which produces MKRGNLHLLALLLLLHPFSTNRATAQLTPDNTLGAENSIVTPEATRQLIQGGTTRGSNLFHSFTDFNVGENQRVYFANPTDITNILTRVTGNNLSNILGTLGVDGAANLFLLNPNGIIFGPNAQLDIRGSFVATTADSILFDNNVAFSASDPQAPPLLTINVPIGLQYGSNSTATISDRGSLSAGGNLKLGAANLDLQGQLQAGGDLTLQATDTITIRDSETSPFIAAANGQLLVQGNEKVDIFALNHPDSGLYSGGDMVFRSANAVGGDAHYQSGGNFRIEDLQGKLGGLYSPYDPIILTKEDVYISDYVGSSLHILAGGRVKIGNVTITEADPSSFTIYPGHPDPEISKLASVSLPDGTTQIIDGRNRPTLDIRAGINHLTINDISNSTINPKLDRAFNADSNVTPPPDPSGVGNLDQRFTPEIPVDKRSYVEIGSIQVMDKNGLVFISNNSRLAPVLPNNNIQINGTITTQGDKNSDIIIDSRDRIIFTGDGTQLNTGNIKLFSTGGIRAFNDVSFVASGSATLNGNLDTSSQVSKGRNVQIDTGESLTINGNLNTSSKAGSAGSINLESDRNVILSGNLYARSSQSYGGDIKIEANNDIFINSDNKSIDSSSSASNAGAIDIFSRLGNITIDNSQLSAEGFTTASGNTITLTAELGKIDLLNGSRISASTYGIGNAGKVSLTALETIGIDNSQVLSSSLSSSSGQAGDIEINVTAGTLTLRNEAGIYTSTESSGDAGNISIYSRQFNLEERARLSANTNHDGNAGKINIHSSESVNLDRGFVFVNSFDNGLGNAGQLTINTENLTVKQGSIISAASDSLGLGGDIHLNVPNGTVNFVGNDFISLSPTNEITPTALAVGSFGNGAAGSLTVDAKNFIVQNGALIYGSANRASGGNAANITIAASESVQILGTTPNGQLPSSLSSDTFGAGNAGNLIISTPNLLVRDGGRISAGTTGTGSAGTLNITGANLVEVTGTSLDAQRSSQLLFNSFGSGNAGELKIETRQLLLQNGGRIIGTTGGSGQGGIIDVNATESISISGTSGNFASGLIFDSNGSGNARGIRLQTAGDLAVKNGGQITVSGTGAGVSGDLDIAARNIFLTNQGQLSASTRAAQGGNIRLQASKNLILRHNSEITAEAFGASTGGNIHMDVGGVISAVLSENSDIVASSESGQGGKIYSDAPALGFRQYNGRRTPESDFTAISEQGGPDLSGTVVVTRNVPPLVELPNRFAPPPLNEGCDGGQTKENSRSGRAALYIPGRGGLPPQPTDMLGSTTVEIPWLMSEENEPTASSPELVEATGWEKLPNGRIRLTAPDSEKLGNLPLACRSREEESKNR; this is translated from the coding sequence ATGAAACGCGGCAACCTGCATCTCCTCGCTCTCCTTCTCCTTCTGCACCCCTTTAGCACCAACCGTGCTACCGCCCAACTCACCCCCGATAACACCCTCGGTGCCGAAAACTCCATCGTCACCCCCGAAGCAACCCGCCAACTCATCCAAGGCGGAACGACGCGCGGTAGCAATCTCTTTCACAGCTTCACCGACTTCAACGTTGGCGAAAATCAGCGCGTCTACTTCGCCAACCCCACCGACATTACCAACATCCTCACCCGCGTCACCGGAAACAACCTTTCTAACATCCTCGGTACATTAGGCGTAGACGGTGCAGCGAACCTCTTCCTACTCAACCCCAACGGCATTATCTTCGGCCCCAACGCCCAACTCGATATACGCGGTTCCTTCGTCGCTACGACTGCCGACAGTATTTTATTCGATAACAACGTTGCATTTAGCGCCAGCGACCCGCAAGCCCCGCCCTTACTCACCATTAACGTCCCCATTGGATTGCAGTACGGCAGCAACTCCACCGCCACAATTAGCGATCGTGGCAGCTTATCGGCAGGCGGAAATTTAAAACTCGGTGCAGCAAACTTAGACTTACAAGGACAATTGCAAGCCGGGGGAGATTTAACCTTACAAGCTACCGATACCATAACAATTCGAGATAGCGAAACCAGCCCCTTTATCGCCGCCGCCAACGGACAATTATTAGTGCAAGGGAACGAGAAAGTCGATATTTTTGCGCTCAATCATCCTGATAGTGGCTTGTATTCCGGAGGCGATATGGTGTTTCGTTCTGCCAATGCGGTTGGGGGCGACGCGCATTATCAGAGTGGAGGCAATTTTCGGATTGAAGATTTGCAGGGAAAGTTGGGAGGTTTATACAGTCCTTATGACCCGATTATTCTAACAAAAGAAGATGTCTATATAAGTGACTATGTAGGGTCTTCTCTGCATATTTTAGCGGGGGGAAGAGTCAAAATCGGAAACGTCACAATTACGGAAGCAGATCCATCGAGTTTCACAATTTACCCCGGTCATCCCGACCCTGAAATTTCCAAGCTAGCTTCAGTCTCTTTGCCTGATGGAACAACGCAAATTATTGATGGCAGAAATCGTCCTACTCTTGATATTCGTGCGGGCATAAATCATCTAACTATTAATGATATCTCGAATAGCACTATTAATCCCAAATTAGATAGAGCCTTTAATGCAGATTCAAACGTTACACCTCCACCCGACCCATCAGGAGTTGGAAATTTAGATCAAAGATTTACCCCAGAGATTCCAGTGGACAAACGCTCATATGTTGAGATAGGTTCAATCCAAGTAATGGACAAAAACGGTCTTGTTTTCATTAGCAATAATAGTAGGCTTGCGCCTGTATTACCTAATAATAATATTCAAATAAATGGTACTATTACAACGCAAGGCGACAAAAATAGCGACATTATTATCGATAGTCGAGATCGAATAATATTTACTGGAGATGGAACACAACTTAATACAGGAAATATAAAATTATTTTCAACTGGTGGTATACGTGCATTCAATGATGTCAGTTTTGTGGCGAGTGGGAGTGCAACATTAAATGGCAATCTCGATACGAGTTCTCAAGTGTCAAAAGGGCGAAATGTTCAGATCGATACAGGAGAAAGCTTGACTATCAATGGTAATTTAAATACAAGCTCAAAAGCAGGAAGTGCAGGAAGCATTAATTTAGAAAGCGATCGAAATGTTATTCTAAGCGGAAACTTATACGCTCGTTCTTCACAGAGTTATGGTGGTGACATAAAAATTGAAGCTAATAATGACATTTTCATCAATAGCGATAATAAAAGTATTGATTCTTCTTCATCAGCTTCTAATGCTGGAGCAATTGATATTTTCTCGAGATTGGGTAACATTACGATAGATAATAGTCAGCTTTCTGCTGAAGGATTTACTACAGCAAGTGGAAACACAATCACTTTGACAGCAGAACTTGGAAAAATCGATCTTCTTAATGGTTCTCGCATATCTGCCAGCACTTATGGAATAGGCAATGCAGGGAAAGTATCTTTAACAGCTTTAGAAACTATTGGCATTGATAATAGCCAAGTTTTGAGTTCATCATTATCTTCTTCTTCTGGTCAGGCGGGAGATATCGAAATTAACGTCACAGCAGGTACTCTTACCCTCCGTAATGAAGCAGGCATATATACCAGCACTGAAAGTTCAGGAGACGCGGGAAATATCTCGATTTATTCCAGACAATTTAACCTTGAAGAGCGAGCGAGACTATCGGCAAATACTAATCATGATGGCAACGCAGGAAAAATCAACATCCATTCCTCTGAATCGGTCAATCTTGATAGAGGTTTTGTTTTTGTAAATTCTTTTGATAATGGCTTGGGCAATGCAGGACAATTAACAATTAACACTGAAAACTTAACAGTGAAACAAGGTTCTATTATTTCTGCTGCTAGTGATAGTCTGGGATTAGGCGGCGATATTCATCTAAACGTGCCTAATGGAACTGTTAATTTTGTTGGTAATGATTTTATATCTTTATCACCTACCAATGAAATCACTCCGACAGCTTTGGCAGTAGGTTCTTTTGGAAATGGTGCTGCTGGGAGTTTGACAGTTGATGCTAAAAACTTCATCGTTCAGAATGGAGCTTTAATCTATGGCTCCGCTAATCGGGCTTCCGGAGGTAATGCTGCTAATATCACGATCGCAGCATCAGAATCCGTGCAAATTTTGGGGACTACACCAAACGGTCAACTTCCTAGTAGTTTATCATCAGATACATTCGGTGCTGGCAATGCCGGAAACTTAATAATTTCTACTCCGAATTTACTGGTTCGCGACGGAGGTAGGATTTCTGCGGGAACGACTGGAACGGGAAGTGCAGGTACTTTAAATATTACGGGTGCAAACCTAGTTGAAGTTACAGGTACTTCTCTTGACGCTCAGCGCTCAAGCCAGTTACTTTTTAACTCTTTTGGGTCAGGAAATGCGGGAGAGTTAAAAATAGAAACGCGACAATTACTTTTGCAAAATGGTGGTCGAATTATAGGTACAACAGGAGGAAGCGGTCAAGGAGGTATTATCGATGTCAATGCCACTGAGTCGATAAGTATTTCTGGGACATCAGGAAACTTTGCCAGCGGTTTAATCTTCGATAGCAACGGTTCGGGAAATGCGCGAGGGATTCGCCTGCAAACTGCTGGTGATTTAGCCGTGAAAAATGGCGGTCAAATAACCGTGAGCGGTACGGGGGCGGGCGTGTCGGGAGATTTAGATATTGCGGCGCGCAACATCTTTTTAACCAACCAAGGACAGCTTTCTGCTTCGACACGGGCGGCGCAAGGTGGGAATATCCGACTCCAAGCGAGCAAAAATCTGATTCTCAGACACAACAGCGAAATCACCGCAGAAGCATTTGGCGCTAGTACGGGGGGAAATATCCATATGGATGTTGGCGGCGTAATTAGTGCTGTATTATCGGAAAACAGCGATATTGTTGCGAGTTCGGAGTCCGGTCAAGGGGGAAAAATCTATTCGGATGCTCCCGCTTTGGGTTTTCGCCAGTACAACGGTCGCCGCACCCCAGAAAGCGATTTTACTGCGATTTCCGAACAAGGAGGGCCGGATTTGTCGGGAACGGTGGTTGTCACGCGCAACGTACCGCCCCTCGTCGAACTGCCCAATCGTTTCGCTCCTCCACCGCTGAACGAAGGTTGCGATGGAGGTCAGACGAAGGAAAATTCTCGTTCTGGACGTGCTGCCTTATACATTCCGGGGCGCGGCGGATTGCCTCCCCAGCCCACAGATATGTTAGGTAGCACGACAGTGGAAATTCCTTGGCTGATGTCAGAGGAGAACGAACCAACGGCTTCATCGCCAGAATTGGTGGAAGCGACGGGATGGGAAAAGTTGCCGAACGGAAGGATTCGTTTAACGGCCCCTGATTCTGAAAAGTTGGGAAATTTACCGTTGGCTTGTCGGTCTAGAGAAGAAGAATCGAAGAATCGTTAA
- a CDS encoding XDD3 family exosortase-dependent surface protein — protein MKIQAIPARASGLLGAIALMFAAVQPTNAAVFRDGWQYAIDPGYDSYGSVNGVIKAGGTIYETYGIAIHEDADNNIWVALNTDMPITGNPTGPELCLNDGPCFPVENDSIAWGDLFLDFSGTGNFKQAFDTNKLFGVRFAPNNDSRTPDGSRLETGVYQVTAGANVAGQNAGFQNLEQNRRFLKDPTLGNIGDLEPWMGDLAWDNPYYAPYTSRGSWSDPQTLMPNIIATGNRLGDVTIRSQAELQTQGFKTDWFFQTGANIFGFSFKKTAEMAGDFIASLLQECINEGVALIGTVSPPTPTPAPPPAPLLCDIAFRQNQDYLLRPTRTEGVNGEIKVFENTLSNQWYDPDPSMGYNVKGTGDTLISEILNFPCLPNPSKTPYKFDVIVGNITLGNFSPGNPLDFSQYEDKLGNLLIEDPITKKLGVKEFKITGFEKESWEFFQKIGVNTRFTREIGSIEVTPISSRSVPEPNSIISFLIVGVTALSVKLWRRPKL, from the coding sequence ATGAAAATACAGGCTATTCCCGCGCGCGCCAGCGGATTGCTCGGCGCGATCGCGTTAATGTTTGCTGCCGTTCAACCGACTAACGCTGCCGTTTTCCGCGATGGCTGGCAATACGCGATCGATCCGGGCTACGACAGTTACGGCTCCGTCAACGGCGTAATCAAAGCAGGCGGCACCATCTACGAAACTTACGGCATCGCTATTCACGAAGATGCCGATAACAATATTTGGGTTGCCCTCAACACCGATATGCCCATCACCGGCAACCCAACCGGCCCGGAATTGTGTTTGAATGACGGGCCTTGCTTCCCAGTGGAAAACGACAGTATTGCTTGGGGCGACTTGTTTCTCGACTTCTCCGGAACCGGCAACTTCAAACAAGCCTTCGACACCAACAAACTCTTCGGCGTGCGCTTTGCCCCCAACAACGACTCCAGAACGCCTGACGGTTCCCGCCTCGAAACCGGCGTTTATCAAGTCACGGCTGGAGCCAACGTTGCCGGACAAAATGCAGGCTTCCAGAACCTCGAACAAAACCGCCGCTTTCTCAAAGATCCGACTCTGGGTAACATCGGCGACTTAGAACCCTGGATGGGCGATCTCGCTTGGGATAATCCTTACTACGCGCCTTACACCAGTCGCGGAAGTTGGAGCGATCCCCAAACGCTCATGCCCAACATTATTGCGACGGGCAACAGATTAGGCGATGTCACCATCAGAAGTCAAGCCGAATTACAAACGCAAGGATTTAAAACCGATTGGTTTTTCCAAACTGGCGCTAATATCTTCGGGTTTAGTTTCAAAAAAACAGCAGAAATGGCAGGTGATTTTATCGCCTCGCTGCTCCAAGAATGTATTAATGAGGGCGTAGCATTGATTGGCACTGTCTCGCCCCCAACTCCGACACCAGCGCCGCCGCCAGCCCCACTCTTATGCGATATTGCGTTTCGACAAAACCAAGATTATCTCCTGCGACCAACGCGCACTGAAGGAGTAAATGGGGAGATCAAAGTTTTTGAGAATACTCTCAGCAACCAATGGTACGATCCCGACCCTTCAATGGGTTATAACGTTAAGGGAACTGGTGACACTTTAATATCGGAAATATTGAACTTTCCCTGCTTACCTAATCCCTCTAAAACACCATACAAATTCGATGTTATTGTTGGAAATATTACGCTAGGAAACTTTAGCCCTGGAAACCCTCTCGATTTTAGTCAATATGAGGACAAACTTGGAAACTTGTTAATTGAAGACCCCATAACCAAGAAGCTGGGAGTGAAAGAATTTAAAATCACTGGATTCGAGAAAGAAAGCTGGGAATTTTTTCAGAAAATTGGTGTCAATACTCGTTTCACAAGAGAAATTGGCTCTATAGAAGTTACGCCAATTAGTTCCCGTTCTGTACCAGAACCTAATTCCATTATCAGTTTTTTAATTGTAGGAGTAACAGCTTTGAGTGTTAAACTATGGCGCAGACCAAAATTGTAA
- a CDS encoding DUF1822 family protein, giving the protein MLAPLLFWLNIMTNSAQNPEITAPLTLTVHQTAKALFDQYQHPKKAQKVYLNALAVGAVDYYLSCLGIKTAKPTPELNTMVDAAFTDSAVLNIASSGKIECRPLLPEETECFIPLEVRDNRLGYVAVRLNAELTEAALVGFLSPQKLAELPLQERIDLEEFDPVDNLFDALEPEPISATQRLHNFAEELLALGWKKLAELVTIPASEPAFSVRSPTTLPKSPLLNESYSGIKLGKVLDFENDCHVVLAIGIRPAENEEVEVNLDFLPEEKKPYLPPDLQVSILDEQNEVVMYKKTKQRHKNFPFQFFGEAGDSFRIRVVFGDRSTLESFYL; this is encoded by the coding sequence ATGCTAGCCCCTTTATTGTTTTGGTTGAACATCATGACGAACTCCGCCCAAAATCCAGAAATAACCGCTCCCCTAACTTTGACAGTTCACCAAACTGCTAAAGCATTATTCGACCAATATCAGCATCCTAAAAAAGCACAAAAAGTTTACTTAAATGCTTTGGCAGTCGGTGCGGTCGATTATTATCTCAGTTGTTTGGGCATAAAAACAGCAAAACCCACTCCAGAGCTTAATACTATGGTTGATGCGGCTTTCACGGACTCAGCGGTTTTAAATATCGCCTCGAGTGGGAAGATTGAATGCCGTCCTTTACTGCCGGAAGAAACAGAATGTTTCATTCCTTTAGAAGTTCGGGACAATCGATTGGGATATGTTGCAGTGCGGCTGAACGCTGAGTTAACTGAAGCCGCTTTAGTTGGATTTCTATCTCCCCAAAAGTTAGCAGAACTGCCGTTGCAAGAACGCATCGACTTGGAAGAATTTGACCCGGTGGACAATTTATTTGACGCTCTCGAACCGGAACCCATTTCGGCAACTCAGAGGCTGCACAATTTTGCGGAAGAACTGCTAGCATTGGGCTGGAAAAAGTTAGCCGAACTGGTAACGATTCCGGCGAGCGAGCCAGCTTTCAGCGTCAGAAGTCCCACGACGCTTCCAAAAAGTCCGTTGTTGAATGAGTCTTACTCTGGGATTAAGCTGGGGAAGGTTCTCGATTTTGAGAACGATTGTCATGTGGTTTTAGCGATCGGAATTAGACCGGCAGAAAATGAGGAAGTCGAAGTCAATCTCGATTTTTTGCCGGAGGAGAAAAAGCCTTATCTCCCTCCCGATTTACAGGTTAGCATTTTAGACGAACAAAATGAAGTGGTAATGTATAAAAAAACCAAACAACGGCATAAAAATTTCCCGTTTCAATTTTTTGGGGAAGCGGGTGATTCTTTCCGTATCAGAGTGGTATTTGGCGATCGCTCGACTTTAGAATCGTTTTACCTGTAA